CCGTGACAAAATAGCGTACTCTTTGGGCGTTAACTCAAGCCGCTTGCCAGCGAGTTCGATTTGCCGGTGCGCCATATCCAGCGCCAGTGGCCCCACCCGCAGCTGGCTGTCGCCCTGATTCACATGACGGCGAATCAACGCCCGCACGCGCGCCAGCAGCTCATCCAGCGCAAAGGGCTTGATCAGGTAGTCGTCGGCACCGGCATCCAGCCCGGCGATGCGATCTTCAACGGTATCGCGCGCGGTAAGGATCAGCACTGGCTGCATCTTTTTCTGTCGACGCAGCCGCAGCAACAGCCGCAGGCCATCTTCATCAGGCAGGCCGAGATCGAGCACCAGCATGCTGTACAGCCCCGCGGCCAGATGCGCCTCGGCAGCCTGGCTGGTTGAGACGCCATCGCACACGTAGCCCTCGCCTTCCAGCGCCATGACCAGCCCCTGCAACAGCAACGCATCATCTTCCACAATCAGTATTTTCATCTACTTGCTGCTCCGACAGGCGCTGAGAATATCATCGCCGGACACATATTCGTGGGTTTGGGTGCCGGTTAATCCCAGCATGGTGGAGAACAGATTATCCTGCGAATAATCCAGCGTCGCCGCCTGTTTATTCAGGCAGTGCATATCAATGCCGTAACGCTGCCGGTAATCGGGCGAGAGCCAGATTACCATCGGCACATGCTTCTGCGCATCGGGCGCAATCGCATAGGGCATGCCATGCAGATACTCGCCGTTTTCACCCAGCGACTCGCCGTGATCGGAGAGATACACCAGGCTGGTGGTAAAACGGTCCTGATGTGACTTCAGCACGCCTATCGCCTTATCGACAATATAATCGACATACAGCAGCGTATTATCGTAGGTATTGACCAGCTGTGTTTGTGAACACTCCTGAATCTCGTTGGTGTCGCAGGTCGGCGTAAATTTGCGGAACTGCGGCGGATAACGATGATAATAGGTTGGCCCGTGGCTGCCGATAGTATGCAGCACAATCACGCCGTCTCCTTTCAGCTGCTGAATATAGGCTTCAAGTCCGTGAAACAGCACCTCGTCGTAGCATTCACCGTTGATGCACATACCCGGCAGGTCCAGACTGGTGATGTCCTGATGCGGTACCCGATCGCAGGCGCCTTTACAGCCGCCGTCGTTTTCATTCCACAGCACATTGATTCCGGCACGCTGTATGATATCCAGCACGCCTTCCTGATGGCTGGCCAGCGCTTCATCGTAATGTGCGCGTGGCATGTTAGAGAACATGCAGGGCACCGACACTGCCGTTGCGGTGCCGCAGGAGGTGGTATTGGGAAAGTAGGTCACGTCATCGTTGGCAAGCCGCGGATTGGTCAGCCGCGGGTATCCGGAGAGTGAGAAATTGCGGCCGCGCGAAGTTTCCCCCACGATCAGAATGGTCAGGTTCTTTTTGGCGCCGTTGAGCATCAGCGGATTGCGGTGCGCATCCTCACCGATTCTCACCAGCGGCTGATTCGTCAGGCGATGATGTTTGTACCACGACAGCGACGCCGCAATGCTGTTGGAAGGGCTTAAGCCTTTGATCAGCTCTTTGTTGTTGCGGAACAGCGAGGCGTAATCTTTATAGAAGCAGAGCGCCACCAGCAGGATCAACGCCACCGAAAGCAGCAGGCTGCCAGCACGCCAGGCCAGTGCTTTCCACCACGACGGCGCTTTTTTGATGCGGATCCAGAAAGCCACCGCCACCATCGCCACACCCGATACCAACAGGCTAAACAGCAGCTGCGGCGTCAGCAGCGCAAAGCTTTCTGATGCGGTGGTATCCAGCATATTCACAATCATTGAGCGATCGACCACGATGCCATAATTGTGAATGAAGTATTGTGCGCTCGCTGAAAGCATAATAAACAGCGCAATCAGCAGTTTATCGAGCCACACTAACGAAGCGAGCACCAGAACGATGTTAATCACGCTGATTACGACCAGCGGCATCGACAGAAACACCAGCACATTATGCGCCGTATGCAACGGCATGACGGCAAGCACCTGACGATACCAGGCGACATTTAAAAACAGCGCAATATAAGCAGAGAACAGCAAAATAAAAGCCACGCGGTTGAGCGTCGGCCTTTTTAACAGCGTCAGGCGCATAACAACAATCCGATCGATCACAGGGATAATCAGATTGTCAGAGCAAGTTTAGGAAAACCTTAAGAAGCTTAAGATTCGCGCTTCAGGTCGCCTTGATGACAAAAGTCACCACGCCAAATATCTCCAGCTCCGCTTCGCCATGCAGCGTCACCGGTGCATAGTGGCGGTTGTGCGGCACCAGTTGCACCTGTGGCCGCAGCCGCAGCTCCTTCACCGTGAATTCGCCGTCCAGCGCCGCCACGATGATTGCGCCATGTTCAGCAGTCATCGAACGATCAACCACCAGCAGATCGCCTTCGTTAATGCCCGCGTCGATCATTGAATCGCCACTGACCTTAACGAAGTAGGTCGCACCCGGATGTTTGATAATGAGCTTGTTCAGATCGAGGCGCTCTTCAATATAATCCTGCGCCGGGCTGGGAAAGCCGCAGGGCACGCGATCCATAAACAGCGGCAGGTGAATGAGCGCATCCAGCCCGGACGGCCGATAGATATCCATAATGTGTCGGTCTCAGATGTAACTGTATATAAATACAGTAATCGCGAAAGGCCCTGTTGATCAAGCGAGACGCCAACTATTTTTGTCAACGCGTGCTCGCGCCCCCGCTGTTAGCGGCCTGACGCGGCGTTATTGTCTACACTTAGCGCCAGGCTGCTCGCGAAATATGAGTTCGATGGCTTGAAAAGCAACGTATCGATCTCCACTGATTACAGACAGACCAAGCAGGAGTAAGTAAATGGCTATTGAATATGCAGTAATCGCTGGCGGCTGTTTCTGGTGTACCGAAGCGGTATTTAAAGACGTTATCGGCGTGGAAAGCGTGGAGAGCGGCTATACCGGCGGCGCGCGCCCTAATCCAACCTACGAGCAGGTATGCAGCGGTGCCACCGGCCATGCCGAAGCGATCCGTATCGGTTTTGATCCCGCTCAGGTCAGCTATGGCGATCTGCTCGATATCAGCTTTGTGACCCACGATCCCACCCAGCTGAACCGTCAGGGCAACGATATTGGTACCCAGTATCGCTCCGCCATCTTCCCGGCCAATGCCGAACAGGAAGCGGAAGCCAAAGCGGCTATCGCCCGCGCCCAGCAGGATCATGATGTGCCAGTGGTCACCACCATTGAGCCGCTGAAAGAGTGGTATCCCGCTGAGGCTTATCATCAGGATTACTGGGAAGGCGCAGGCCAGCGCAACGGCTACTGCATGGCGGTAATCCCACCGAAATTGCAGAAGCTGCGTAAGAGCTTTGCGAATCGGGTGAAAGCGTAATCCCTCGGGCGGAACCGGTTTCCGCCCTTTCTTCTTTCTGTTGTCTCACTGTGGTTTTCTCCCCTCTTCCATCGCATTTTTTGACCGCAAAAACAGGCGCTGTATGAGAGTTAACCGAACGAAACAGCAGGAAAAAATAGTGCTTGACCCAATTCCCGCGACTCCCTATAGTAGCGCCCCGTTGCCCCCCTGCGGGATGACGAGAAAAATTTGGTGAGGTGTCCGAGTGGCTGAAGGAGCACGCCTGGAAAGTGTGTATACGGCAACGTATCGGGGGTTCGAATCCCCCTCTCACCGCCAAATTTAGTAGGCCGTTGAGCGGATAAAACTGCCTGTAGACTGAATCCAAAAGACTACAGAAAGACAACGAACCTACACAAGAAGTACAAAAAAGTGTACGCCCCTTTTTGATGTACAGAAAAAGCCTCTGGTTAACGCCAGAGGCTTTTTTGTTTATTTCTGCTGAAAACCCACTATTTCAGAAGCTTAGCTATTAATTCAGGCTCGCCTCGGCAACCCGCAGTGCAAAATTATGGCAAGCAACAGAGCGCTTTCAGAATTCGTATTTCATCACCACGCTACTGCCCATCATTGCCTCTGATGATGGTTTTTTTCTGCTTATTAAAAGTTAGCTTAATGTCTGGCAAACAGATTTCGTACAGGTGATATCATCGGACAGAGTAACTGTTCGCTTTGGTAGTGATGTCGTCTTACGCTTGTTAGCGAGTCAGCTCAGAAGTTAACAGCCCGCTGATGCGCCCCCAAGTGAGATCGCTTATTCATCAGTGATAACTGCTCATATTTCTTATAAATCCT
The sequence above is drawn from the Duffyella gerundensis genome and encodes:
- the umuD gene encoding translesion error-prone DNA polymerase V autoproteolytic subunit; translated protein: MDIYRPSGLDALIHLPLFMDRVPCGFPSPAQDYIEERLDLNKLIIKHPGATYFVKVSGDSMIDAGINEGDLLVVDRSMTAEHGAIIVAALDGEFTVKELRLRPQVQLVPHNRHYAPVTLHGEAELEIFGVVTFVIKAT
- the msrA gene encoding peptide-methionine (S)-S-oxide reductase MsrA — encoded protein: MAIEYAVIAGGCFWCTEAVFKDVIGVESVESGYTGGARPNPTYEQVCSGATGHAEAIRIGFDPAQVSYGDLLDISFVTHDPTQLNRQGNDIGTQYRSAIFPANAEQEAEAKAAIARAQQDHDVPVVTTIEPLKEWYPAEAYHQDYWEGAGQRNGYCMAVIPPKLQKLRKSFANRVKA
- the eptA gene encoding phosphoethanolamine transferase EptA, with translation MRLTLLKRPTLNRVAFILLFSAYIALFLNVAWYRQVLAVMPLHTAHNVLVFLSMPLVVISVINIVLVLASLVWLDKLLIALFIMLSASAQYFIHNYGIVVDRSMIVNMLDTTASESFALLTPQLLFSLLVSGVAMVAVAFWIRIKKAPSWWKALAWRAGSLLLSVALILLVALCFYKDYASLFRNNKELIKGLSPSNSIAASLSWYKHHRLTNQPLVRIGEDAHRNPLMLNGAKKNLTILIVGETSRGRNFSLSGYPRLTNPRLANDDVTYFPNTTSCGTATAVSVPCMFSNMPRAHYDEALASHQEGVLDIIQRAGINVLWNENDGGCKGACDRVPHQDITSLDLPGMCINGECYDEVLFHGLEAYIQQLKGDGVIVLHTIGSHGPTYYHRYPPQFRKFTPTCDTNEIQECSQTQLVNTYDNTLLYVDYIVDKAIGVLKSHQDRFTTSLVYLSDHGESLGENGEYLHGMPYAIAPDAQKHVPMVIWLSPDYRQRYGIDMHCLNKQAATLDYSQDNLFSTMLGLTGTQTHEYVSGDDILSACRSSK
- the pmrA gene encoding two-component system response regulator PmrA, with amino-acid sequence MKILIVEDDALLLQGLVMALEGEGYVCDGVSTSQAAEAHLAAGLYSMLVLDLGLPDEDGLRLLLRLRRQKKMQPVLILTARDTVEDRIAGLDAGADDYLIKPFALDELLARVRALIRRHVNQGDSQLRVGPLALDMAHRQIELAGKRLELTPKEYAILSRLMLKAGQPVHREILYNDIYNWETEPSTNTLEVHIHNLRDKIGKAAIRTVRGFGYALIKPEDEGSPHD